The Pyrus communis chromosome 9, drPyrComm1.1, whole genome shotgun sequence genome has a segment encoding these proteins:
- the LOC137744154 gene encoding ankyrin repeat-containing protein BDA1-like, which yields MDARLFDASQTGDVQLLHRLLEENPLLLHSLALTSTDNPLHVASIAGHVDFVKEIVRLKPEYVEELNHDGFSPIHIASANGYLEIVREMLRVDRRLCRLNGRDEWTPLHYAASRGRVGVIREMVMACPESVEDVTVQGETAIHLAVKCSQFKAIRSLVELIAEMNKVNVLNIKDKHGDSVLHLATWKKQHQVVEGLVGNETIAGALEVNSVNDRGLTALDLVFPNETGDWEMEAILRGAGARAGDIVHFGVQGFSSHSHNHTHTASETHQLQQQQQEQQKTNRWEYFQFKKGRDSPSDARTALLVVASLVATATFQVGLNPPNGNWQDSSDVNSNGTGSSNEPVHLAGRSIMGSYSEVSFVVFVVVNSIGFYFSLYTMIVLTANFPLQLELQICIIAVYTTYSTAVVNIAPSYNTWLFITVFTSVLPFLVGLAAKWARHPVTIRLTKPLGKWILRFFELIW from the exons ATGGATGCAAGGCTGTTTGACGCTTCTCAGACGGGAGATGTCCAACTTTTGCATCGATTGCTGGAAGAGAATCCACTTCTACTTCATAGCCTTGCCCTAACTTCCACAGATAATCCTTTACATGTTGCTTCGATTGCCGGGCATGTCGACTTTGTCAAGGAGATTGTGAGGTTAAAACCAGAGTACGTCGAAGAACTGAACCATGATGGTTTTAGCCCCATACATATTGCATCCGCCAATGGGTATTTGGAAATTGTGAGGGAGATGCTGAGAGTTGACCGGAGACTCTGCCGGTTAAACGGAAGAGATGAGTGGACTCCTCTTCATTACGCCGCTAGCAGAGGGAGGGTTGGCGTAATTAGAGAAATGGTCATGGCTTGTCCAGAAAGTGTTGAAGATGTGACCGTACAAGGGGAGACTGCTATTCACCTTGCTGTTAAGTGCAGCCAGTTTAAAGCAATTAGATCTTTGGTGGAATTGATTGCAGAAATGAACAAGGTGAACGTCCTGAATATTAAGGATAAGCATGGCGACTCAGTTCTTCATCTAGCAACATGGAAAAAACAACATCAG GTGGTGGAAGGATTAGTTGGAAATGAAACAATTGCAGGAGCCTTGGAAGTAAATTCTGTAAACGATAGGGGTCTCACAGCTTTGGATCTGGTCTTCCCAAATGAAACCGGTGATTGGGAAATGGAGGCAATCCTTCGTGGTGCTGGAGCGCGAGCAGGAGATATAGTCCACTTTGGTGTCCAAGGGTTCAGTTCTCATAGCCATAACCATACACACACGGCATCAGAGACTCATCagttgcagcagcagcagcaggagcAACAGAAGACAAATAGGTGGGAATACTTCCAGTTCAAAAAGGGAAGAGACAGTCCTAGCGATGCACGTACCGCGCTGCTAGTCGTCGCTTCACTAGTGGCTACAGCCACTTTTCAAGTGGGACTCAACCCTCCAAATGGAAATTGGCAGGACAGTAGTGACGTGAATAGTAATGGGACTGGCAGCAGCAATGAACCAGTACACTTAGCAGGAAGGTCCATCATGGGTTCTTATAGTGAAGTTTCATTCGTCGTTTTTGTGGTTGTCAACTCGATTGGATTTTACTTCTCTCTTTACACCATGATCGTCCTCACAGCCAATTTCCCTCTCCAGTTGGAGCTTCAAATCTGCATCATAGCGGTATACACCACCTACAGCACTGCGGTTGTCAACATTGCACCATCGTATAACACCTGGCTCTTTATCACCGTGTTCACGTCGGTTTTGCCTTTTTTGGTCGGACTTGCTGCCAAATGGGCTAGACACCCGGTCACAATCAGGCTTACAAAACCTCTCGGAAAATGGATCCTTCGGTTCTTTGAATTAATTTGGTGA